In the Brassica napus cultivar Da-Ae chromosome A7, Da-Ae, whole genome shotgun sequence genome, one interval contains:
- the LOC106354316 gene encoding transcription initiation factor TFIID subunit 2 isoform X1 yields the protein MAKARKPKNDEAPGAKPSENSGAKVLHQKLCLSIDFKKRRIHGYTELEVSVPDIGIVGLHAENLVIESVLVDGEPTVFEYYPHHGNAEPESNWSSVSDPASAADAAAMDYVGVLKKEDTANLLINCCKPSSKDLSEQLDNVALENGSQSSGEAKQNVKLIRINYWIEKTESGIHFDENIVHTDNQMRRARCWFPCKDDEYNRCSFNLEFTVPHNYVAVSVGKLLYQVMSKEDTAQKTYVYELAIPIAPRWVSLVAGALEVLPDQTNFLISNLCLPHDLSRLRNTMEFFHEAYSYYEDYLSAKFPFGFYKQVFLPPEIVVCSSTLGASLSVFSSHVLYDERVIDQIIDTRIKLASALAKQWFGFYIVPESPNDDWLLDGLAGFLTDMFIKQFLGNNEARYRRYKANSAVCKADDSGAMCLSASSSCKDLFGTHSIGMHGKIRSWKSGAVLQMLEKQMGSESFRKILQKIISRAKDPSNAIRSLSTKEFRQFSNKIGNLERPFLKEFFQRWVASCGCPVLRIGLSYNKRKNIVEMAALRECTASLDARLSVGATDSENRDVDVGWPGIMSIRVYELDGMSDHPKLPMAGDRWQLLELPCHSKLAAKRYQKPKKGGKPDGTDENVDAVAPLDNKTSIESPLAWIKADPEMEYIAEVHLHQPLQMWVNQLEKDGDVVGQAQAIASLEALKQHSFSVVNALNNILTDSKVFWRIRIGAAFALAKTASEQENDWAGLQHLIKFYKSRRFDAEIGLPKPNDFRDFPEYFVLEAIPHTIAMVRGADGKSPREAVEFILQLLKYNDNSGNPYSDVFWLAVLVQSIGDLEFGQQSLTFLAPLLKRIDRLLQFDRLMPSYSGVLTISCIRTVAQTALKLSDSISFEYICKLLEPFRKPDTILQVRIEASRALLDIEYESKGISSALSLFMKYVVEESSLRGQVKLCVHTMRLCQIAVGCDSDDCVDTVSLLDLLHLFKSHVVFNNEFLRHHLFCIFQILAGRPPTLFGVPKEKPLQLVDVEACIEPQNVFSVPGAEPGEPSLLALENANGKSLDVAPFGAPARSEEMFMPTAPEMKFSEPVAASLHETEHLEPHMEDQNQPLHENPIVHEIPSDGEAPTEELAKTEANLPTNEPQKEPDVVPVAQEMKTVIRIKVRPSGATSRAEGSARTVERSQGIVVRRDIERRQTSSASVDAPQRISADAHMEEVNSCHDVGSRMTASIGSVKLPTEGDASGKELQCTAESGKTSTSQKADNDNQEVAAPGLLPQDNNMGNEAQQKYGSLQTLSVGKESEKKKDKEKKKEKKRKREDPVYLEKKRLKKEKKQKEKEMSKLLTSSSDPATIKIETIPEAKPEGLSDKPKAEPSAAPAEARPSTKIRIKLKSKAFNNP from the exons atggccAAGGCTCGTAAGCCGAAGAACGACGAAGCTCCCGGCGCGAAGCCGTCGGAGAACAGCGGAGCTAAAGTTCTCCACCAGAAGCTCTGCCTCTCCATCGACTTCAAAAAACGCCGAATCCACGG CTACACGGAGTTAGAAGTGAGCGTGCCTGATATAGGGATTGTGGGACTACACGCGGAGAACTTGGTGATAGAGAGTGTGTTGGTGGATGGGGAGCCTACTGTGTTTGAGTATTATCCTCACCATGGGAACGCTGAGCCTGAGAGTAACTGGAGCTCGGTCTCAGACCCTGCTTCAGCTGCTGATGCTGCGGCTATGGATTATGTAGGGGTTCTTAAGAAGGAAGACACAGCGAATTTGCTGATCAACTGTTGCAAGCCTTCCTCTAAGGATTTATCTGAGCAGCTGGATAACGTGGCTTTGGAAAATGGTTCACAGTCCTCCGGGGAGGCTAAACAG AATGTTAAGTTGATTCGGATTAATTACTGGATAGAGAAAACGGAGTCTGGAATTCATTTTGATGAGAACATCGTACATACTGATAACCAAATGAGACGTGCCCGCTGCTGGTTTCCTTGCAAAGACGATGAGTATAATCGCTGCAG TTTCAATTTGGAATTCACTGTTCCACACAACTATGTAGCTGTCAGTGTTGGGAAATTACTTTACCAG GTTATGAGCAAAGAAGATACTGCCCAAAAAACGTATGTTTACGAACTAGCCATTCCTATTGCTCCGCGGTGGGTGTCTTTAGTGGCGGGAGCACTGGAAGTCCTTCCAGATCAAACCAACTTTCTCATATCCAACTTGTGTTTGCCACATGATCTCTCGAGGCTTCGTAACACAATGGAGTTTTTCCATGAAGCTTACAG CTACTATGAAGATTATTTAAGTGCGAAATTTCCATTTGGATTCTACAAGCAAGTCTTTTTACCTCCTGAAATCGTTGTTTGCTCTTCGACTTTGGGAGCTTCCTTGAGTGTATTTAGCTCGCACGTGCTATATGATGAGAGGGTTATTGATCAG ATAATAGATACACGTATTAAACTTGCTTCTGCCTTAGCAAAGCAGTGGTTTGGATTTTATATTGTTCCTGAGTCACCAAATGATG ATTGGCTCCTCGATGGCCTTGCTGGTTTCTTGACGGATATGTTTATCAAGCAGTTCTTGGGAAATAATGAAGCTCGATACCGGAGATACAAG GCAAATTCTGCGGTCTGTAAAGCTGATGATAGTGGTGCGATGTGCTTGAGCgcatcttcttcttgcaaagATCTATTTGGAACTCATTCTATCGGGATGCATGGGAAGATACGATCATGGAAATCA GGAGCAGTCCTTCAGATGTTGGAGAAGCAAATGGGCTCGGAATCCTTTCGCAAA ATTTTACAGAAAATTATATCTCGAGCCAAAGATCCATCTAATGCTATACGGTCCCTTAGCACGAAGGAG TTCCGGCAATTTTCTAATAAGATTGGAAATCTTGAGCGTCCATTTCTTAAAGAATTTTTTCAGCGATGGGTTGCATCTTGTGGTTGTCCCGTGCTAAg GATTGGTTTGTCCTACAACAAAAGGAAAAACATTGTTGAAATGGCTGCCCTGCGTGAATGTACGGCTTCGCTGGATGCAAGACTATCAGTTGGCGCTACTGATTCCGAAAATCGAGATGTGGATGTTGGCTGGCCCGGTATCATGAGCATAAGGGTTTATGAACTTGATGGAATGTCCGATCATCCAAAGTTGCCTATGGCTGGAGACAGATGGCAGCTACTGGAATTACCATGTCATTCTAAACTTGCTGCTAAACGCTATCAAAAACCAAAGAAGGGAGGGAAACCTGATGGTACTGACGAGAATGTTGATGCTGTAGCACCTTTAGACAATAAAACGAG CATCGAATCTCCCTTGGCTTGGATTAAAGCTGACCCTGAGATGGAATATATTGCTGAGGTTCACCTTCACCAGCCGCTACAAATGTGG GTCAATCAATTAGAGAAGGATGGAGATGTTGTTGGTCAGGCACAAGCAATTGCGTCACTGGAAGCTTTAAAACAGCACTCATTTTCCGTTGTGAATGCACTCAATAATATTCTCACAGATTCCAAG GTCTTCTGGAGAATACGGATTGGGGCAGCTTTTGCATTGGCTAAAACGGCATCAGAG CAGGAGAATGACTGGGCGGGTTTGCAACAtctgataaaattttataaaagtaGAAGATTTGATGCAGAGATCGGACTCCCCAA GCCGAACGATTTTCGTGATTTCCCAGAATATTTTGTGCTTGAG GCTATTCCACATACCATTGCAATGGTTAGGGGTGCTGATGGGAAAAGCCCACGAGAAGCGGTTGAATTTATCTTACAGCTACTAAAG TACAATGACAACAGTGGAAATCCTTATTCTGATGTATTCTGGCTTGCTGTGCTTGTTCAGTCAATTGGTGATCTTGAATTCGGTCAACAG AGTCTAACGTTTTTGGCCCCTCTTCTGAAGCGCATTGACAGACTCTTGCAGTTTGACAG GCTGATGCCAAGCTACAGTGGCGTTTTGACAATCAGCTGCATCCGAACGGTGGCACAGACTGCTCTTAAGCTTTCTGACTCCATCAGTTTC GAATACATCTGTAAACTTTTGGAACCTTTCCGTAAACCAGATACTATATTGCAAGTACGCATAGAAGCAAGTAGGGCACTACTTGACATCGAGTATGAATCCAAAGGCATAAGCTCTGCACTCTCGTTGTTTATGAAATACGTGGTAGAAGAGTCATCTTTAAGAG GCCAGGTTAAATTGTGCGTACACACAATGCGGTTATGTCAAATAGCAGTTGGATGTGACTCAGATGATTGTGTTGACACTGTTAGTCTTCTGGATTTGCTGCATCTTTTCAAGAGCCATGTAGTCTTCAACAATGAATTTCTTCGTCACCACTTGTTCTGCATTTTTCAAATCCTCGCTGGAAG ACCCCCAACGTTGTTTGGAGTGCCCAAAGAAAAACCTTTGCAACTTGTTGATGTGGAGGCCTGCATTGAGCCGCAGAATGTATTTTCAGTTCCAGGAGCAGAGCCAGGGGAGCCTTCACTTTTGGCACTTGAAAATGCCAATGGAAAATCGCTGGATGTTGCTCCTTTTGGTGCTCCGGCAAGATCAGAGGAAATGTTCATGCCTACTGCTCCTGAGATGAAGTTTTCAGAACCTGTTGCAGCATCACTTCATGAAACAGAGCACCTTGAACCTCACATGGAAGATCAAAACCAACCTTTGCATGAAAATCCCATTGTTCACGAGATTCCATCTGATGGTGAAGCTCCAACGGAAGAATTAGCTAAAACGGAAGCAAATCTTCCAACAAATGAACCACAAAAAGAACCTGATGTAGTGCCTGTTGCTCAAGAGATGAAGACTGTTATACGGATCAAGGTCAGACCATCTGGTGCAACCAGCAGAGCCGAAGGATCAGCACGAACGGTGGAAAGATCGCAAGGGATTGTGGTACGCCGTGATATAGAACGAAGACAAACTAGTTCAGCTTCTGTAGACGCTCCACAGAGAATCTCAGCTGATGCTCACATGGAGGAAGTAAACTCGTGTCATGATGTTGGATCTCGCATGACCGCAAGTATAGGCAGTGTAAAATTACCAACCGAAGGTGATGCTTCTGGGAAAGAACTGCAGTGCACTGCTGAATCTGGCAAAACTTCCACAAGCCAGAAAGCAGATAATGATAACCAAGAAGTCGCAGCACCGGGCTTGTTGCCACAAGACAATAACATGGGAAACGAGGCGCAGCAGAAATACGGTAGCCTTCAGACACTCTCGGTTGGTAAAGAAAGCGAAAAGAAGAAAGAcaaggaaaagaagaaagagaagaagagaaaaagagaagacCCGGTGTATCTAGAAAAGAAACGgttaaagaaagagaagaaacaaaaggaGAAAGAAATGTCAAAGCTTTTGACCAGCTCGTCTGATCCAGCTACAATAAAGATAGAGACAATCCCGGAGGCTAAACCAGAGGGACTAAGTGATAAACCAAAGGCTGAGCCATCAGCAGCACCAGCAGAAGCTCGTCCCTCGACCAAGATACGAATCAAGCTGAAAAGCAAAGCGTTCAACAATCCCTAA
- the LOC106354316 gene encoding transcription initiation factor TFIID subunit 2 isoform X2, which translates to MAKARKPKNDEAPGAKPSENSGAKVLHQKLCLSIDFKKRRIHGYTELEVSVPDIGIVGLHAENLVIESVLVDGEPTVFEYYPHHGNAEPESNWSSVSDPASAADAAAMDYVGVLKKEDTANLLINCCKPSSKDLSEQLDNVALENGSQSSGEAKQNVKLIRINYWIEKTESGIHFDENIVHTDNQMRRARCWFPCKDDEYNRCSFNLEFTVPHNYVAVSVGKLLYQVMSKEDTAQKTYVYELAIPIAPRWVSLVAGALEVLPDQTNFLISNLCLPHDLSRLRNTMEFFHEAYSYYEDYLSAKFPFGFYKQVFLPPEIVVCSSTLGASLSVFSSHVLYDERVIDQIIDTRIKLASALAKQWFGFYIVPESPNDDWLLDGLAGFLTDMFIKQFLGNNEARYRRYKANSAVCKADDSGAMCLSASSSCKDLFGTHSIGMHGKIRSWKSGAVLQMLEKQMGSESFRKILQKIISRAKDPSNAIRSLSTKEFRQFSNKIGNLERPFLKEFFQRWVASCGCPVLRIGLSYNKRKNIVEMAALRECTASLDARLSVGATDSENRDVDVGWPGIMSIRVYELDGMSDHPKLPMAGDRWQLLELPCHSKLAAKRYQKPKKGGKPDGTDENVDAVAPLDNKTSIESPLAWIKADPEMEYIAEVHLHQPLQMWVNQLEKDGDVVGQAQAIASLEALKQHSFSVVNALNNILTDSKVFWRIRIGAAFALAKTASEENDWAGLQHLIKFYKSRRFDAEIGLPKPNDFRDFPEYFVLEAIPHTIAMVRGADGKSPREAVEFILQLLKYNDNSGNPYSDVFWLAVLVQSIGDLEFGQQSLTFLAPLLKRIDRLLQFDRLMPSYSGVLTISCIRTVAQTALKLSDSISFEYICKLLEPFRKPDTILQVRIEASRALLDIEYESKGISSALSLFMKYVVEESSLRGQVKLCVHTMRLCQIAVGCDSDDCVDTVSLLDLLHLFKSHVVFNNEFLRHHLFCIFQILAGRPPTLFGVPKEKPLQLVDVEACIEPQNVFSVPGAEPGEPSLLALENANGKSLDVAPFGAPARSEEMFMPTAPEMKFSEPVAASLHETEHLEPHMEDQNQPLHENPIVHEIPSDGEAPTEELAKTEANLPTNEPQKEPDVVPVAQEMKTVIRIKVRPSGATSRAEGSARTVERSQGIVVRRDIERRQTSSASVDAPQRISADAHMEEVNSCHDVGSRMTASIGSVKLPTEGDASGKELQCTAESGKTSTSQKADNDNQEVAAPGLLPQDNNMGNEAQQKYGSLQTLSVGKESEKKKDKEKKKEKKRKREDPVYLEKKRLKKEKKQKEKEMSKLLTSSSDPATIKIETIPEAKPEGLSDKPKAEPSAAPAEARPSTKIRIKLKSKAFNNP; encoded by the exons atggccAAGGCTCGTAAGCCGAAGAACGACGAAGCTCCCGGCGCGAAGCCGTCGGAGAACAGCGGAGCTAAAGTTCTCCACCAGAAGCTCTGCCTCTCCATCGACTTCAAAAAACGCCGAATCCACGG CTACACGGAGTTAGAAGTGAGCGTGCCTGATATAGGGATTGTGGGACTACACGCGGAGAACTTGGTGATAGAGAGTGTGTTGGTGGATGGGGAGCCTACTGTGTTTGAGTATTATCCTCACCATGGGAACGCTGAGCCTGAGAGTAACTGGAGCTCGGTCTCAGACCCTGCTTCAGCTGCTGATGCTGCGGCTATGGATTATGTAGGGGTTCTTAAGAAGGAAGACACAGCGAATTTGCTGATCAACTGTTGCAAGCCTTCCTCTAAGGATTTATCTGAGCAGCTGGATAACGTGGCTTTGGAAAATGGTTCACAGTCCTCCGGGGAGGCTAAACAG AATGTTAAGTTGATTCGGATTAATTACTGGATAGAGAAAACGGAGTCTGGAATTCATTTTGATGAGAACATCGTACATACTGATAACCAAATGAGACGTGCCCGCTGCTGGTTTCCTTGCAAAGACGATGAGTATAATCGCTGCAG TTTCAATTTGGAATTCACTGTTCCACACAACTATGTAGCTGTCAGTGTTGGGAAATTACTTTACCAG GTTATGAGCAAAGAAGATACTGCCCAAAAAACGTATGTTTACGAACTAGCCATTCCTATTGCTCCGCGGTGGGTGTCTTTAGTGGCGGGAGCACTGGAAGTCCTTCCAGATCAAACCAACTTTCTCATATCCAACTTGTGTTTGCCACATGATCTCTCGAGGCTTCGTAACACAATGGAGTTTTTCCATGAAGCTTACAG CTACTATGAAGATTATTTAAGTGCGAAATTTCCATTTGGATTCTACAAGCAAGTCTTTTTACCTCCTGAAATCGTTGTTTGCTCTTCGACTTTGGGAGCTTCCTTGAGTGTATTTAGCTCGCACGTGCTATATGATGAGAGGGTTATTGATCAG ATAATAGATACACGTATTAAACTTGCTTCTGCCTTAGCAAAGCAGTGGTTTGGATTTTATATTGTTCCTGAGTCACCAAATGATG ATTGGCTCCTCGATGGCCTTGCTGGTTTCTTGACGGATATGTTTATCAAGCAGTTCTTGGGAAATAATGAAGCTCGATACCGGAGATACAAG GCAAATTCTGCGGTCTGTAAAGCTGATGATAGTGGTGCGATGTGCTTGAGCgcatcttcttcttgcaaagATCTATTTGGAACTCATTCTATCGGGATGCATGGGAAGATACGATCATGGAAATCA GGAGCAGTCCTTCAGATGTTGGAGAAGCAAATGGGCTCGGAATCCTTTCGCAAA ATTTTACAGAAAATTATATCTCGAGCCAAAGATCCATCTAATGCTATACGGTCCCTTAGCACGAAGGAG TTCCGGCAATTTTCTAATAAGATTGGAAATCTTGAGCGTCCATTTCTTAAAGAATTTTTTCAGCGATGGGTTGCATCTTGTGGTTGTCCCGTGCTAAg GATTGGTTTGTCCTACAACAAAAGGAAAAACATTGTTGAAATGGCTGCCCTGCGTGAATGTACGGCTTCGCTGGATGCAAGACTATCAGTTGGCGCTACTGATTCCGAAAATCGAGATGTGGATGTTGGCTGGCCCGGTATCATGAGCATAAGGGTTTATGAACTTGATGGAATGTCCGATCATCCAAAGTTGCCTATGGCTGGAGACAGATGGCAGCTACTGGAATTACCATGTCATTCTAAACTTGCTGCTAAACGCTATCAAAAACCAAAGAAGGGAGGGAAACCTGATGGTACTGACGAGAATGTTGATGCTGTAGCACCTTTAGACAATAAAACGAG CATCGAATCTCCCTTGGCTTGGATTAAAGCTGACCCTGAGATGGAATATATTGCTGAGGTTCACCTTCACCAGCCGCTACAAATGTGG GTCAATCAATTAGAGAAGGATGGAGATGTTGTTGGTCAGGCACAAGCAATTGCGTCACTGGAAGCTTTAAAACAGCACTCATTTTCCGTTGTGAATGCACTCAATAATATTCTCACAGATTCCAAG GTCTTCTGGAGAATACGGATTGGGGCAGCTTTTGCATTGGCTAAAACGGCATCAGAG GAGAATGACTGGGCGGGTTTGCAACAtctgataaaattttataaaagtaGAAGATTTGATGCAGAGATCGGACTCCCCAA GCCGAACGATTTTCGTGATTTCCCAGAATATTTTGTGCTTGAG GCTATTCCACATACCATTGCAATGGTTAGGGGTGCTGATGGGAAAAGCCCACGAGAAGCGGTTGAATTTATCTTACAGCTACTAAAG TACAATGACAACAGTGGAAATCCTTATTCTGATGTATTCTGGCTTGCTGTGCTTGTTCAGTCAATTGGTGATCTTGAATTCGGTCAACAG AGTCTAACGTTTTTGGCCCCTCTTCTGAAGCGCATTGACAGACTCTTGCAGTTTGACAG GCTGATGCCAAGCTACAGTGGCGTTTTGACAATCAGCTGCATCCGAACGGTGGCACAGACTGCTCTTAAGCTTTCTGACTCCATCAGTTTC GAATACATCTGTAAACTTTTGGAACCTTTCCGTAAACCAGATACTATATTGCAAGTACGCATAGAAGCAAGTAGGGCACTACTTGACATCGAGTATGAATCCAAAGGCATAAGCTCTGCACTCTCGTTGTTTATGAAATACGTGGTAGAAGAGTCATCTTTAAGAG GCCAGGTTAAATTGTGCGTACACACAATGCGGTTATGTCAAATAGCAGTTGGATGTGACTCAGATGATTGTGTTGACACTGTTAGTCTTCTGGATTTGCTGCATCTTTTCAAGAGCCATGTAGTCTTCAACAATGAATTTCTTCGTCACCACTTGTTCTGCATTTTTCAAATCCTCGCTGGAAG ACCCCCAACGTTGTTTGGAGTGCCCAAAGAAAAACCTTTGCAACTTGTTGATGTGGAGGCCTGCATTGAGCCGCAGAATGTATTTTCAGTTCCAGGAGCAGAGCCAGGGGAGCCTTCACTTTTGGCACTTGAAAATGCCAATGGAAAATCGCTGGATGTTGCTCCTTTTGGTGCTCCGGCAAGATCAGAGGAAATGTTCATGCCTACTGCTCCTGAGATGAAGTTTTCAGAACCTGTTGCAGCATCACTTCATGAAACAGAGCACCTTGAACCTCACATGGAAGATCAAAACCAACCTTTGCATGAAAATCCCATTGTTCACGAGATTCCATCTGATGGTGAAGCTCCAACGGAAGAATTAGCTAAAACGGAAGCAAATCTTCCAACAAATGAACCACAAAAAGAACCTGATGTAGTGCCTGTTGCTCAAGAGATGAAGACTGTTATACGGATCAAGGTCAGACCATCTGGTGCAACCAGCAGAGCCGAAGGATCAGCACGAACGGTGGAAAGATCGCAAGGGATTGTGGTACGCCGTGATATAGAACGAAGACAAACTAGTTCAGCTTCTGTAGACGCTCCACAGAGAATCTCAGCTGATGCTCACATGGAGGAAGTAAACTCGTGTCATGATGTTGGATCTCGCATGACCGCAAGTATAGGCAGTGTAAAATTACCAACCGAAGGTGATGCTTCTGGGAAAGAACTGCAGTGCACTGCTGAATCTGGCAAAACTTCCACAAGCCAGAAAGCAGATAATGATAACCAAGAAGTCGCAGCACCGGGCTTGTTGCCACAAGACAATAACATGGGAAACGAGGCGCAGCAGAAATACGGTAGCCTTCAGACACTCTCGGTTGGTAAAGAAAGCGAAAAGAAGAAAGAcaaggaaaagaagaaagagaagaagagaaaaagagaagacCCGGTGTATCTAGAAAAGAAACGgttaaagaaagagaagaaacaaaaggaGAAAGAAATGTCAAAGCTTTTGACCAGCTCGTCTGATCCAGCTACAATAAAGATAGAGACAATCCCGGAGGCTAAACCAGAGGGACTAAGTGATAAACCAAAGGCTGAGCCATCAGCAGCACCAGCAGAAGCTCGTCCCTCGACCAAGATACGAATCAAGCTGAAAAGCAAAGCGTTCAACAATCCCTAA
- the LOC106354318 gene encoding CLAVATA3/ESR (CLE)-related protein 13-like, translating to MATSRVSHVIGLLLCISLLLLLVSEGFFVRLNSMSSIKPFPSPVISSLRPGRRAFVVSKFDFTPFMKDLRRKDHQDVSQLGGSEIDPRYGVEKRLVPSGPNPLHH from the coding sequence ATGGCCACGAGTAGAGTCTCCCACGTCATAGGGCTTCTTCTATgtatctctcttcttctcctgtTGGTCTCTGAAGGTTTCTTTGTTAGGCTCAACTCCATGTCCTCCATAAAGCCTTTTCCATCTCCGGTTATTAGCTCGCTGCGACCAGGAAGAAGAGCTTTTGTGGTAAGTAAGTTTGACTTCACACCGTTCATGAAGGACCTTCGCCGAAAAGATCATCAAGATGTTTCACAGCTGGGAGGATCCGAGATCGACCCAAGATATGGAGTTGAGAAACGGCTCGTCCCATCTGGTCCAAACCCCTTGCACCACTGA
- the LOC106416299 gene encoding uncharacterized protein LOC106416299 codes for MARNANSNVFLEEWLRVVSGSSVSSTLVKQNSAPSARSIIQAWSEIRESLQSQRFDTRYLQALRALVSSESTIHVADPQAKLLIAILSLKDVSLPYESCTLVMRLLYVWIRKAFRPSQALVGSAVEAIRGVVVDDGRSNLQPVLLAQSVLVAGAFASVHSLSGELKVLTLELLCRLLEGEGSLVGSRGELVPVVLAGIGYGLSSSSDVHYVRLLDSLFGCIWLKDGSVTHGLMILHLVEWVVSGYLRSNYVNKMSLFANEVLERSKGNYTLFAVLMAAAGVLRASAAGSQNLEVVSKLRNSAEKRLDAVAQLLVANGSTTQRDDLLLKCFAIALARCGTVSPSPPLLLCLASALLTQVFPLGNIYESFCKDPIGPRLIWVREHLSGVLFKESGAITGAFCNQYAKANEENKYIVENMVWDFCQNLYLQHRQIALLLRGVEDTLLGDIEKIAESSFLMVVVFALAVTKQWLNPIVSEERKMETSVKILVSFSCVEYFRHIRLPEYMETIREVISCVQENDATCVSFVESIPAYGSLTNPKDLFTQRIEYEWSRDDVQTSRILFYLRVIPTCIGRLSASAFRRVVASTMFLYIGHPNRKVARASHTLFVAFLSSAKESEEDERNQLKEDLVYYYMERSLEGYPEITPFEGLASGVAALTRHLPAGSPAIFYSVHSLVEKGSTFNTDESQGRKSDPGNQILDLLLRLVSLVDIQVLPYLMKSLAQLIIVLPKEKQNMVLGELYGQVAESDDVIRKPSLVSWLQSLNYLCSNNRTQGSGSGPTIDTSNQLAARL; via the exons ATGGCTAGAAACGCTAACAGTAACGTGTTTCTCGAAGAATGGTTGAGAGTTGTGAGTGGAAGCAGTGTCTCTAGTACTTTAGTGAAGCAGAACTCTGCACCGTCTGCTAGGTCTATTATTCAAGCATGGTCCGAGATTCGTGAATCTCTTCAAAGCCAGAGGTTCGATACACGTTACCTTCAAGCTTTACGAGCTTTGGTTAGCTCTGAGTCCACTATCCACGTCGCTGATCCCCAAGCAAAGCTTCTTATCGCTATACTATCTTTAAAAGATGTCTCTCTTCCGTATGAGTCTTGTACGCTTGTTATGAGATTACTCTATGTGTGGATTAGGAAAGCTTTTAGACCCTCTCAGGCTCTTGTTGGTTCCGCGGTTGAGGCTATTCgtggtgttgttgttgatgatggtAGGAGTAATCTGCAGCCGGTGTTGTTAGCGCAGAGCGTTCTGGTGGCTGGTGCTTTTGCGAGTGTGCATTCTCTGTCGGGAGAGTTGAAAGTGTTGACCTTGGAGTTGCTATGCAGGCTTTTGGAAGGAGAGGGATCACTGGTGGGATCTCGAGGAGAGCTTGTTCCTGTAGTGCTTGCGGGGATCGGGTATGGTTTATCCTCTTCGTCTGATGTTCATTACGTCAGGCTATTGGATTCCTTGTTTGGCTGCATTTGGTTGAAAGATGGTAGTGTCACTCATGGTCTGATGATTCTTCATTTGGTCGAGTGGGTTGTGTCAGGTTACTTGAGGTCTAATTATGTAAACAAGATGTCTCTCTTTGCAAATGAGGTACTAGAGAGGTCTAAGGGGAACTACACTCTTTTTGCTGTCTTGATGGCAGCAGCGGGAGTACTCAGAGCTTCCGCGGCAGGATCACAGAATCTTGAGGTTGTTTCTAAACTTAGAAACTCAGCTGAAAAACGTTTAGACGCTGTAGCTCAACTTTTAGTTGCTAATGGTTCAACCACTCAGAGAGATGATCTTCTGTTGAAGTGCTTTGCTATAGCATTGGCTCGATGTGGGACTGTTTCTCCCTCTCCTCCTCTGCTTCTGTGCCTCGCTTCTGCATTGTTAACTCAGGTGTTTCCTCTGGGCAATATATATGAATCGTTTTGCAAAGATCCTATTGGACCAAGACTCATTTGGGTGAGGGAGCATCTTTCTGGTGTTCTCTTCAAGGAATCAGGGGCCATAACCGGAGCTTTCTGCAATCAATACGCAAAAGCAAATGAAGAGAACAAATACATTGTGGAGAATATGGTTTGGGACTTCTGTCAAAACCTCTACTTACAGCACCGTCAGATCGCTCTACTGCTTCGTGGTGTAGAAGATACATTGCTTGGAGACATAGAGAAGATCGCAGAATCATCTTTCCTCATGGTTGTGGTCTTTGCGCTAGCTGTCACAAAACAGTGGCTGAATCCAATAGTGTCTGAAGAAAGAAAGATGGAGACATCAGTCAAGATACTAGTTTCGTTCTCATGTGTAGAGTATTTTAGACACATTCGTTTACCTGAATACATGGAGACAATTAGAGAGGTGATCTCATGCGTCCAGGAGAATGATGCAACTTGTGTTTCATTTGTAGAGTCCATCCCTGCCTATGGTAGCTTGACGAATCCGAAAG ACTTGTTTACGCAGAGGATAGAGTATGAATGGTCAAGAGATGATGTGCAGACATCTCGAATACTGTTTTATCTTCGAGTGATCCCAACTTGCATTGGAAGGTTATCTGCTTCTGCCTTCAGGAGAGTTGTTgcatcaaccatgttttt ATATATTGGACATCCTAACAGGAAAGTGGCACGAGCATCTCATACTTTGTTTGTAGCATTCCTCTCTTCGGCAAAGGAGTCGGAAGAGGACGAAAGAAACCAACTCAAAGAAGACCTTGTTTACTATTACATGGAAAGATCTTTGGAG GGTTATCCTGAGATCACACCATTTGAAGGTTTGGCTTCAGGCGTTGCAGCCTTGACCCGGCATCTACCTGCTGGAAGTCCTGCTATATTTTACTCTGTCCACAGCCTTGTTGAGAAGGGTTCAACGTTTAACACCGATGAGTCCCAAGGAAGAAAGTCTGATCCTGGTAATCAGATTCTTGACTTGCTTCTGAGACTCGTCTCTTTGGTTGATATACAA GTGTTGCCGTATCTGATGAAGTCATTAGCACAGCTTATTATAGTGTTACCAAAAGAAAAGCAGAACATGGTGCTTGGTGAACTGTATGGTCAAGTGGCTGAATCAGACGATGTGATTCGCAAGCCTTCTTTAGTCTCTTGGCTACAGTCACTGAACTACTTGTGTTCTAATAACCGGACTCAAGGCTCAGGTTCTGGACCAACTATAGACACTTCGAACCAGTTGGCTGCTCGGCTCTAG